The following proteins are encoded in a genomic region of Mycobacterium kiyosense:
- a CDS encoding UPF0098 protein, with protein MTVPNPYDALPELPSFTLTSESITDGQPLAKPQVSGIMGAGGEDVSPQLSWSDFPAETRSFAVTVYDPDAPTASGFWHWAVANLPADVTELPAGAGDGSDLPGGALTLVNDAGMRRYIGAAPPPGHGPHRYYVAVHAVDVDKLDLAEDASPAYLGFNLFQHAIARAVIHATYEQT; from the coding sequence ATGACCGTGCCCAACCCCTACGACGCGCTGCCCGAGCTGCCGTCGTTCACCTTGACCTCGGAGTCGATCACCGACGGGCAACCGCTGGCCAAGCCCCAGGTCAGCGGGATCATGGGCGCCGGCGGCGAGGACGTCAGCCCGCAGCTGAGCTGGTCGGACTTCCCGGCGGAGACCCGCAGCTTCGCGGTCACGGTGTACGACCCGGACGCGCCCACGGCGTCCGGGTTCTGGCACTGGGCGGTGGCCAACCTGCCCGCCGACGTCACCGAGTTGCCGGCCGGCGCCGGCGACGGCAGCGACCTGCCCGGGGGAGCCCTCACGTTGGTCAACGACGCCGGGATGCGCCGCTACATCGGCGCCGCCCCGCCGCCCGGGCACGGCCCGCACCGCTACTACGTCGCCGTGCACGCGGTGGACGTCGACAAGCTCGACCTCGCCGAGGATGCCAGTCCGGCCTACCTGGGCTTCAACCTGTTTCAGCACGCCATCGCCCGCGCCGTCATCCACGCCACGTACGAGCAGACGTAA
- a CDS encoding putative nitrate/nitrite response transcriptional regulatory protein NarL yields the protein MEHFMADAAKRVTVVIADDHPVTRRGLATALNSSGQLTVVAEVADGRAALEAVRGHQPAVALLDYRMPELNGIEVTRAINRDRLPTSVLLLSAFDDSQIVYKALAEGASGYLTKESDSDEIARAVLTCAGGGSYLPAAVAGGLAGEVKRRGRGTMAALTERETQVITMMADGLSVPQIADRLHLARSTVKTHTRSLYEKLGVADRGAAVAEAMRRRLLD from the coding sequence ATGGAGCACTTCATGGCTGATGCCGCCAAGCGGGTGACGGTGGTGATCGCCGACGATCATCCCGTGACGCGCCGGGGTCTGGCTACGGCGCTGAATTCCAGCGGTCAGCTGACGGTCGTCGCGGAGGTGGCGGACGGCCGCGCGGCGCTGGAAGCGGTCCGAGGGCATCAGCCGGCGGTCGCCCTGCTGGACTATCGGATGCCCGAGCTGAACGGCATCGAGGTCACCCGCGCCATCAACCGAGACAGGTTGCCCACCAGCGTGCTGTTGCTCAGCGCGTTCGACGACAGCCAGATCGTCTACAAGGCGCTGGCCGAGGGGGCTTCGGGCTACCTGACCAAGGAATCCGACAGCGACGAAATCGCGCGCGCGGTGCTGACGTGCGCCGGCGGCGGCTCGTACCTGCCCGCCGCCGTCGCCGGCGGACTTGCCGGCGAAGTCAAGCGACGGGGCAGGGGAACGATGGCCGCGCTCACCGAGCGTGAAACCCAGGTGATCACGATGATGGCGGATGGCTTGTCGGTCCCCCAGATCGCGGACCGCCTGCACCTGGCGCGTAGCACCGTTAAGACGCACACGCGCAGCCTCTACGAGAAACTCGGGGTTGCCGACCGCGGTGCTGCGGTGGCCGAGGCGATGCGGCGCCGCCTGCTGGACTGA
- a CDS encoding hypothetical protein (frameshifted, deletion at around 2684929,2684930,2684675,2684935), translating to MRVTGGAAAGHRATQVKGIAAMSYVVVGHEALAAAAAQVAGIGSGLRCANVLAAAPTSSLLAAGGDEVSAAIAALFAEHGRAYQTVSAQLEAFHDDFIRNLTSSSAAYASAEALNVAPLQLLLDVVNAPTEALLGRPLIGNGADGASGAQGQAGGAGGILLGNGGNGGNSSDPGAAGGPGGSAGLIGNGGRGGTGATGGVGGAGGSGGWLLGSGGNGGTGGLGAAGGRGGDAVLFGNGGAGGAGGVGAPGTVGVAGGTGGAGGAGGTGGLVGSGGHGGAGGDGGAGGAGWTGSTAGVAVPGRPAARPERAEPAGTPGSAWPATAVRVVSAATAVPEAPAAPA from the coding sequence GTGAGGGTGACCGGAGGGGCTGCGGCCGGGCACCGCGCCACTCAGGTCAAGGGGATCGCAGCCATGTCTTATGTCGTCGTCGGCCACGAAGCACTCGCGGCGGCGGCCGCGCAGGTGGCAGGTATCGGCTCTGGCCTTCGCTGCGCAAACGTGCTGGCGGCGGCGCCGACCAGCAGCCTGTTAGCCGCGGGCGGCGACGAGGTTTCGGCGGCGATCGCCGCCCTGTTCGCCGAACACGGCCGGGCTTACCAGACTGTGAGCGCTCAACTGGAAGCGTTTCACGACGACTTCATCCGCAACCTCACGTCAAGTTCGGCGGCGTACGCATCTGCTGAAGCGCTCAATGTGGCGCCGCTGCAGCTGCTGCTCGACGTCGTGAACGCACCCACCGAAGCGCTCCTGGGCCGTCCGTTGATCGGTAACGGCGCCGACGGTGCCAGCGGGGCGCAGGGGCAGGCCGGCGGGGCCGGCGGGATCTTGCTGGGCAATGGCGGCAACGGCGGCAACAGCAGTGATCCCGGGGCCGCCGGTGGCCCGGGTGGATCGGCGGGCCTGATCGGCAACGGCGGCCGGGGCGGCACCGGCGCAACAGGCGGGGTCGGTGGTGCCGGCGGAAGTGGCGGCTGGCTGCTTGGCTCCGGTGGCAATGGCGGGACCGGGGGCCTCGGTGCCGCCGGCGGTCGGGGCGGCGACGCGGTGCTGTTCGGCAACGGCGGTGCCGGCGGCGCCGGTGGTGTCGGCGCCCCCGGGACGGTAGGTGTGGCCGGTGGCACCGGCGGGGCGGGTGGTGCCGGCGGCACCGGTGGTCTGGTCGGGTCCGGTGGCCACGGTGGTGCGGGCGGCGACGGTGGAGCCGGCGGGGCGGGGTGGACGGGGTCTACGGCGGGAGTGGCGGTCCCGGGTCGGCCGGCGGCGCGGCCGGAGCGGGCGGAGCCGGCGGGCACGCCCGGATCGGCCTGGCCGGCGACGGCGGTCAGGGTGGTGTCGGCGGCCACGGCGGTGCCGGAGGCACCGGCGGCGCCAGCGTGA
- a CDS encoding hypothetical protein (frameshifted, insertion at around 2689564) gives MVAEAADGRAALEAVREHRPAVALLDYRMPGLDGVAVAHAVSCDGLPTRVLLLSAFDDSHLVSTALDQGAAGFLTKDADSDEIVNAVLACARGGEDADGGAQPALAT, from the coding sequence TTGGTCGCCGAGGCCGCCGACGGCCGCGCTGCGCTGGAAGCCGTCCGCGAACACCGGCCCGCCGTCGCGCTGCTCGACTATCGGATGCCCGGGCTGGACGGCGTTGCGGTAGCCCATGCCGTCAGCTGCGACGGACTGCCCACCCGTGTGCTGCTGTTGAGCGCCTTCGATGACTCCCATCTGGTTTCCACCGCGCTGGACCAGGGGGCGGCGGGGTTCCTGACCAAGGACGCCGACAGCGACGAGATCGTGAACGCGGTGCTCGCGTGTGCCCGGGGTGGCGAGGATGCCGACGGCGGCGCGCAGCCTGCGCTCGCCACTTGA
- a CDS encoding hypothetical protein (frameshifted, insertion at around 2694892,2693925, deletion at around 2694816,2693885;~possible pseudo due to internal stop codon) yields MNNGLLWRGEYGGLYGFNYTMSIPDTAIPFDASISVPINIPISMSLGTVTLQGFTIPKYTAEINVLGTGSTEFISVGPVKFGNVTLALPSIDTVIGGPDIALSLAGGGGIGPIKIPVIDLGGAPGYGNSTTNPSSGFFNSGAGGSSGFGNVGAHNSGFLNLGTGGTGVSGYKNVGDLVSGVKNVGNTVSGWFNTSAVDLATAAHVSGFGNVGSNVSGMLSGFAISNLGLGNAGSFNVGNGNLGAYNFGSANIGGQNFGFANIGDLNVGIANHGNHNWGLANLGDANIGSGNLGSLNRGLWNFGTGNIGLANAGNSNLGLANTGNNNIGIGLTGNDQIGIGALNSGHGNIGLFNSGNNNIGFFNSGDGNIGIGNAGSGNWGIGNAGVANIGVANPGSANWGMWNPGAGNTGMLNPGSFNTGLTNTGIANTGIGNVGDYNSGLYNTGSFNTGNFNTGDYNTGGFNSGDSNTGHFNSGNVNTGAFNTGSYNNGFFWRGDYQGLHGFRVGIHIPEFTLIDSSFAIPVNIPLSSDMTSLVLYPITIAPFTISGLDSSYLSITFDGIFIPAITALLPSINTQIGGPDTTIPITIRGGVGPIDINFIDIPAAPGFGNSTTAPSSGFFNSGTGSSSGFFNAGANASGWQNASLGGVSGIRNAGALQSGLLNWGNTVSGIFNTSTTDLSTPAYLSGLANTGTHLAGLLHHPAPLMTNLGLANLGTANLGLGNLGDHNFGLANHGNHNWGIANLGEHNWGAANLGLLNHGLANTGTNNIGLANTGNSNLGLANTGNNNIGIGLTGNDQIGIGALNSGTGNIGLFNSGTNNIGFFNTGENNIGLFNTGTANWGIANTGTLNTGLFNSGSTNTGLLNPGNLNTGLLNPGNYNSGNFNTGHFNTGSFNTGNTNTGLFNTGNTNTGLFNSGNVNTGLFNTGNMNNGLLWRGDNQGQYGIYYAITIPEIQAYLNFAMPVNIPITVSITDIQINPLKIPTITFSGLDSGLGGDVAGSLGPINIYGENPGDPIFIHFGDQPLLKLNIGNPDGSTVVTIGGTAGLGPITIPLIDLGGAPGYGNSTTNPSSGFFNSGAGGVSGFGNFGANISGWQNAATGFGGVSGFRNVGAQQSGLLNWGNTLSGVYNTSGTDLSTPAHLSGLLNTGTNLAGVLHTATTITNLGLANLGHLNAGFGNLGSFNLGSANLGALNLGSGNLGFGNIGFANIGDGNVGLANSGVQNIGLANVGNSNLGFANTGNNNIGIGLSGNDQIGIGALNSGHGNIGLFNSGNNNIGFFNSGDGNWGIGNSGDYNTGLFNAGIANTGLLNTGVANTGIGNVGSYNTGSYNRGDGNTGSFNTGSHNSGWLNAGDYNTGVFNSGNSNTGLANSGDVNTGAFISGNYSNGLLWRGDNQGQISLGYSSTIPEIPWHYDVVGNIEIPVTGELSEISIGDINVGDIPLKINLEQVVCYPIIEYPFYRCDTITIPVYNDPIAGWTINERTLVPATTIDEVLSNSFVTSDSGHLGPYSFGFEISSGPGFFNSTDQPSSGFFNSGGGGASGFFNSGDGPMSGLANEFANNSGLHNSGGPGNSGYLNEGELESGLANVGNTISGLFNTGPLDLTQAAFDSGLANVGVNLSGFFNNFTLPHRFRQ; encoded by the coding sequence ATGAACAACGGCCTACTCTGGCGCGGCGAATATGGCGGGCTCTACGGCTTCAACTACACGATGTCGATTCCGGACACCGCGATCCCGTTCGATGCGAGCATCTCCGTTCCGATCAATATTCCGATCAGCATGTCCTTGGGTACGGTGACGCTTCAGGGCTTCACCATTCCCAAATACACCGCCGAAATCAACGTTCTCGGGACCGGCAGCACGGAATTCATCAGTGTCGGCCCGGTGAAATTCGGGAACGTGACGCTGGCCCTGCCGTCGATTGACACCGTCATCGGCGGGCCGGATATCGCGTTGAGCCTGGCCGGCGGTGGCGGCATCGGCCCGATCAAGATCCCGGTCATCGACCTGGGCGGGGCGCCCGGCTACGGAAACTCGACCACCAACCCGTCGTCGGGGTTCTTCAACTCCGGCGCCGGCGGCTCGTCGGGTTTCGGCAACGTCGGCGCCCACAACTCCGGCTTCCTCAACCTGGGCACCGGCGGTACCGGAGTGTCGGGTTACAAGAACGTCGGCGACCTGGTGTCCGGAGTGAAGAACGTCGGCAACACCGTGTCGGGATGGTTCAACACCAGCGCCGTGGACCTGGCGACGGCAGCCCATGTCTCCGGTTTCGGCAACGTCGGCAGCAACGTTTCCGGAATGCTCAGCGGCTTCGCGATCTCGAACCTGGGTCTGGGCAACGCCGGCAGCTTCAACGTCGGCAACGGCAACCTCGGCGCCTACAATTTCGGCAGCGCAAACATCGGCGGCCAGAACTTCGGCTTCGCCAACATCGGCGATCTCAACGTCGGAATCGCCAACCACGGCAACCACAATTGGGGACTGGCCAACCTCGGCGACGCGAACATCGGCTCCGGCAATCTCGGCAGCCTCAACCGCGGCCTGTGGAACTTCGGCACCGGCAACATCGGCCTGGCCAACGCCGGCAACTCCAACCTGGGCCTGGCCAACACCGGCAACAACAACATCGGCATCGGCCTGACCGGGAACGACCAAATCGGCATCGGCGCCCTGAACTCCGGACACGGCAACATCGGCCTGTTCAACTCCGGCAACAACAACATCGGCTTCTTCAATTCCGGCGACGGCAACATCGGGATCGGCAATGCCGGATCCGGTAACTGGGGCATCGGCAACGCCGGCGTCGCCAACATCGGCGTCGCCAACCCCGGCAGCGCCAACTGGGGTATGTGGAACCCCGGAGCCGGCAACACCGGCATGCTCAACCCGGGATCGTTCAACACCGGCTTGACGAACACCGGAATCGCCAACACCGGAATCGGCAACGTCGGAGACTACAACTCGGGGCTGTACAACACCGGCAGCTTCAACACCGGCAACTTCAACACCGGCGACTACAACACCGGTGGATTCAACTCGGGCGACTCCAACACCGGCCACTTCAACAGCGGCAATGTCAACACCGGAGCATTCAACACCGGCAGCTACAACAACGGATTCTTCTGGCGCGGCGATTATCAGGGACTGCATGGCTTCCGTGTCGGAATACACATTCCCGAATTCACGCTCATCGATTCCAGTTTCGCGATACCGGTCAACATCCCGCTCAGCAGCGACATGACCAGCCTCGTCCTCTACCCCATCACCATCGCGCCATTCACGATTTCCGGCCTCGACTCGTCGTATTTGAGCATCACCTTCGACGGCATCTTCATCCCAGCGATCACCGCCCTGCTGCCCTCGATCAACACCCAGATCGGCGGACCCGACACGACGATTCCGATCACCATCCGCGGCGGCGTGGGACCCATCGACATCAACTTCATCGATATCCCGGCGGCACCCGGTTTCGGAAACTCGACGACGGCTCCGTCGTCGGGGTTCTTCAATTCCGGGACGGGCAGTTCCTCGGGGTTCTTCAATGCCGGCGCCAACGCCTCGGGCTGGCAGAACGCCTCGCTGGGCGGGGTCTCGGGGATCCGCAACGCCGGCGCCCTGCAATCGGGACTGCTCAACTGGGGCAACACCGTCTCGGGCATCTTCAACACCAGCACCACCGACCTGAGCACCCCGGCCTACCTGTCCGGACTGGCCAACACCGGCACCCACCTGGCCGGACTGCTGCACCACCCGGCCCCCCTGATGACCAACCTCGGCCTGGCCAACCTGGGCACCGCCAACCTCGGCCTGGGCAACCTCGGCGACCACAACTTCGGCCTGGCCAACCACGGCAACCACAACTGGGGCATCGCCAACCTCGGCGAGCACAACTGGGGCGCCGCCAACCTGGGCCTCCTCAACCACGGCCTGGCCAACACCGGCACCAACAACATCGGCCTGGCCAACACCGGCAACTCCAACCTGGGCCTGGCCAACACCGGCAACAACAACATCGGCATCGGCCTGACCGGCAACGACCAAATCGGCATCGGCGCCCTGAACTCCGGCACCGGCAACATCGGCCTGTTCAACTCCGGCACCAACAACATCGGCTTCTTCAACACCGGCGAAAACAACATCGGCCTGTTCAACACCGGCACCGCCAACTGGGGCATCGCCAACACCGGCACCCTCAACACCGGACTGTTCAACTCCGGATCCACCAACACCGGACTACTCAACCCCGGCAACCTCAACACCGGCCTGCTCAACCCCGGCAACTACAACTCCGGCAACTTCAACACCGGCCACTTCAACACCGGCAGCTTCAACACCGGCAACACCAACACCGGCCTGTTCAACACCGGCAACACCAACACCGGCCTGTTCAACAGCGGCAACGTCAACACCGGCCTGTTCAACACCGGCAACATGAACAACGGCCTACTCTGGCGCGGCGACAACCAGGGCCAATACGGCATTTACTACGCCATCACCATCCCCGAGATCCAGGCGTACCTGAATTTCGCGATGCCGGTGAACATCCCGATCACCGTGAGTATCACCGACATCCAGATCAACCCGCTCAAGATCCCGACCATCACGTTCAGCGGTCTGGACAGCGGCCTCGGCGGCGACGTAGCGGGTTCGCTCGGCCCGATCAACATCTACGGCGAGAATCCCGGCGATCCCATCTTCATCCACTTCGGCGACCAACCCCTGCTGAAGCTCAACATCGGCAACCCGGACGGCTCCACCGTGGTAACCATCGGCGGCACAGCGGGTTTGGGCCCGATCACCATCCCGCTCATCGACCTGGGCGGGGCGCCCGGCTATGGAAACTCGACCACCAACCCGTCGTCGGGGTTCTTCAACTCCGGCGCCGGCGGCGTGTCGGGCTTCGGAAATTTCGGCGCCAACATCTCGGGCTGGCAGAACGCCGCGACGGGCTTCGGCGGCGTCTCGGGCTTCCGCAATGTCGGTGCCCAGCAGTCCGGACTGCTCAACTGGGGCAACACCCTGTCCGGGGTCTACAACACCAGCGGCACCGACCTGAGCACCCCGGCTCACCTGTCCGGGCTGCTGAACACGGGTACCAACCTCGCGGGCGTTCTGCACACCGCAACCACGATCACCAACCTCGGCCTGGCCAACCTCGGCCACCTCAACGCGGGGTTCGGCAACCTCGGCAGCTTCAACTTGGGCAGCGCCAATCTTGGCGCCCTCAACCTGGGCAGCGGCAACCTCGGGTTCGGCAATATCGGGTTCGCCAACATCGGCGACGGCAACGTCGGGCTCGCCAACTCCGGGGTTCAGAACATCGGCTTGGCCAACGTCGGCAACTCCAACCTCGGTTTCGCCAACACCGGCAACAACAACATCGGCATCGGCCTGAGCGGCAACGACCAAATCGGCATCGGCGCCCTGAACTCCGGACACGGCAACATCGGCCTGTTCAACTCCGGCAACAACAACATCGGCTTCTTCAACTCCGGCGACGGCAACTGGGGTATCGGCAACAGCGGCGACTACAACACCGGGTTGTTCAACGCCGGCATCGCCAACACCGGACTGCTCAACACCGGGGTCGCCAACACCGGCATCGGCAACGTCGGCAGCTACAACACCGGCAGCTACAACCGCGGCGACGGCAACACCGGCAGCTTCAACACGGGCAGTCACAACAGCGGCTGGCTCAATGCCGGCGACTACAACACCGGCGTTTTCAACTCCGGGAACTCCAACACCGGACTGGCCAACTCCGGCGACGTCAACACCGGCGCCTTCATCTCGGGCAACTACAGCAACGGGCTGTTGTGGCGAGGGGATAACCAGGGCCAGATCTCGCTGGGATACTCCTCGACCATTCCCGAAATCCCTTGGCACTACGACGTGGTCGGCAACATCGAGATACCCGTCACCGGCGAGCTCAGCGAGATCAGCATCGGCGACATCAACGTCGGCGACATCCCGCTCAAGATCAACTTGGAGCAGGTGGTCTGCTACCCGATCATCGAATACCCGTTCTACCGCTGCGACACCATCACCATCCCGGTGTACAACGACCCGATCGCCGGCTGGACGATAAACGAAAGAACCCTGGTGCCTGCGACGACCATCGACGAGGTGCTGTCGAACAGCTTTGTGACGTCGGACAGCGGCCACCTGGGGCCGTACTCGTTCGGCTTCGAAATATCTTCGGGCCCAGGGTTTTTCAACTCGACCGATCAGCCGTCATCCGGGTTCTTCAACTCTGGGGGCGGCGGCGCGTCCGGCTTCTTCAACTCCGGCGACGGGCCGATGTCGGGCCTGGCGAACGAGTTCGCGAACAACTCCGGCCTGCACAACTCGGGCGGTCCGGGCAACTCCGGCTACCTCAACGAGGGCGAACTCGAATCGGGTCTGGCCAATGTCGGCAACACCATCTCCGGCTTGTTCAACACCGGCCCGCTGGACCTCACCCAGGCGGCGTTCGACTCGGGGCTGGCGAACGTCGGAGTCAACCTGTCCGGATTCTTCAACAACTTCACGCTGCCGCACAGATTCAGGCAGTGA